In Salvelinus alpinus chromosome 30, SLU_Salpinus.1, whole genome shotgun sequence, a single genomic region encodes these proteins:
- the LOC139559759 gene encoding enhancer of polycomb homolog 1-like isoform X1 produces MSKLSFRARALDASKPLPVFRCEDLPDLHEYASINRAVPQMPTGMEKEEESEHHLQRAMSAQSVYGEKHNMVIPVPEADGNIAYYESLYPGEFKMPKQLIHIQPFTLDTEQPDYDLDTEDEVFVNKLKKKMEITFLQFEEMVDRLEKGSGQQAVSLQEAKLLLKEDDELIKEVFDYWTRKRKNGKHGTLHPTVKQEKRDGSSTSDPYVAFRRRTEKMQTRKNRKNEEAGYEKMLKLRRDLSRAVTILEMIKRREKSKRELLHLTLEIVEKRNVMSDFGGEIMAEVLAQRALAKPAHIIPLAPLTNSNQYRHQDHMDLKEYKSKPEKTEVVRQKRKYERKPKVLPLSAAAPHYSGPSVFNAKDVHQYDFPSSDDELHSQMHSGSSEAEEENDPDGSFSFRRKAGCQYYASRLDHGGSWPWVSPSEGGLGDPRYRYCLTTLTVPPRCLGMARRRLGRGGRVLLDRAHTDFDNVFHGLDSEMLDLPAHSPVTDKFASTSQTNTSDRTSSYSSSSADLSRILLNIKSSRWRHFRPRTLSLHDEDNTVTDPLFRRLGRGQSRITSTLSGTLRGAGPTAPTAAFTAQQYQQHQEQLALMQKQQLEQIQQQQQANSASSTANSTQVLVSKMLDSASAQFAATALVTTDQLLALKTKDEEGPGSGVNGVLSPSGVYKGLYLTSTASLSPAAPTSTPSPLTTTTPSSPFLLPSTFNNGTPHTNAAKSTATQVLIGNNSLRLSMSSPGGPAGGALTKRHIPQTLSHAHVAVSSSALKLAATANCQMPKVSTNTPSMEMVPRENQDQDKPALNSISDNTVAMEVT; encoded by the exons GAACACCATCTCCAGAGGGCCATGTCGGCTCAGTCGGTGTATGGAGAGAAACACAACATGGTCATCCCCGTCCCGGAGGCAGACGGCAACATCGCCTACTACGAGTCCCTCTACCCTGGGGAGTTTAAGATGCCAAAGCAGCTTATTCACATACAGC CTTTCACCCTGGACACGGAGCAGCCGGACTATGACCTGGACACAGAAGACGAGGTGTTTGTGAACAAGCTAAAGAAGAAGATGGAGATCACCTTCCTGCAGTTTGAGGAGATGGTCGACCGTCTGGAGAAAGGCAGTGGGCAGCAG GCGGTGAGCCTGCAGGAGGCCAAGCTGCTGTTGAAGGAGGATGACGAGCTGATCAAGGAAGTATTTGACTATTGGACCAGGAAGAGGAAAAACGGCAAGCACGGCACGCTGCACCCCACTGTGAAGCAGGAGAAGAGGGACGGCTCCAGCACCTCAGACCCCTACGTGGCCTTTCGCAGGAGGACGGAGAAGATGCAGACCAGAAAG AACCGTAAGAACGAGGAGGCTGGGTATGAGAAGATGCTGAAACTGCGGCGGGACCTGAGCCGAGCCGTCACCATCCTGGAGATGAtcaagaggagggagaagagcaagagagagctgcTGCACCTCACCCTGGAGATCGTAGAGAAGAG GAACGTTATGTCGGACTTCGGTGGTGAAATCATGGCTGAAGTGCTGGCTCAGCGAGCTCTGGCCAAGCCTGCCCATATTATTCCCCTGGCACCGCTGACAAACAGCAACCAGTACAGACATCAGGACCACATGGACCTCAAGGAGTACAAgtccaag CCGGAGAAGACTGAGGTTGTCAGGCAGAAGAGGAAGTATGAGAGGAAGCCTAAAGTCTTACCCCTGTCAGCTGCTGCCCCTCACTACTCTGGCCCCTCTGTGTTCAACGCTAAGGACGTCCACCAGTATGACTTCCCCAGCTCGGATGATGAGCTGCACTCCCAG ATGCACTCAGGCTCCTCAGAAGCTGAGGAGGAGAATGACCCAGATGGTTCCTTTTCATTCCGAAGGAAAGCAGGCTGTCAATATTATGCT TCTCGGTTGGACCACGGCGGCAGCTGGCCGTGGGTCAGTCCGTCAGAGGGAGGTCTGGGAGACCCTCGTTACCGCTACTGCCTCACCACCCTCACCGTGCCACCACGCTGCCTTGGCATGGCACGACGCCGCCTGGGACGGGGGGGCAG ggTTTTGCTGGACAGGGCGCACACAGACTTTGACAATGTATTTCATGGGCTGGACTCGGAAATGCTTGACCTGCCTGCCCACTCTCCAGTCACAGACAAGTTTGCTAGTACCTCACAAACAAATACCTCGGACAGAACCTCTTCTTATTCTTCCTCTTCTGCGGACCTCAGTCGGATACTGTTGAACATTAAGTCGAGCCGATGGAGGCACTTTAGGCCCCGGACACTATCACTACACGACGAGGACAACACAGTCACAGATCCTTTGTTCAGGAGGCTGGGCAGGGGCCAGAGTCGCATCACCTCTACCCTGTCTGGCACCCTGAGAGGAGCTGGCCCCACGGCCCCCACAGCTG CTTTCACCGCCCAACAATACCAGCAGCATCAGGAGCAGCTGGCCTTGATGCAGAAACAGCAGCTCGAGCAGATCCAACAGCAGCAACAAGCCAACAGCGCCTCCTCCACTGCCAACAGCACACAG GTTTTGGTCTCCAAGATGTTAGATTCTGCCAGTGCCCAGTTTGCTGCAACTGCCCTGGTGACCACAGACCAGCTGCTGGCCTTGAAGACTAAGGATGAGGAAGGGCCAGGCAGTGGGGTCAACGGGGTCCTTTCACCTTCAG GTGTCTACAAGGGCTTGTACCTCACTAGCACAGCATCTCTGTCGCCTGCTGCCCCCACCTCCACCCCTAGTCCTCTGACCACCactaccccctcctcccccttcctcttgcCCAGCACTTTCAACAACGGCACCCCCCACACCAATGCTGCCAAGTCCACCGCCACTCAGGTCCTGATAGGGAACAACAGCCTCCGTCTGAGCATGTCCTCCCCCGGGGGTCCCGCTGGGGGGGCCCTCACCAAGCGCCACATACCCCAGACACTAAGCCACGCCCACGTCGCTGTGTCGTCATCTGCCTTAAAGCTGGCCGCCACCGCTAACTGTCAAATGCCCAAGGTCTCCACAAACACCCCGTCAATGGAAATGGTGCCAAG GGAAAATCAGGATCAAGACAAGCCAGCACTAAACAGCATATCGGACAACACAGTGGCCATGGAGGTCACGTAG
- the LOC139559759 gene encoding enhancer of polycomb homolog 1-like isoform X3 — MSAQSVYGEKHNMVIPVPEADGNIAYYESLYPGEFKMPKQLIHIQPFTLDTEQPDYDLDTEDEVFVNKLKKKMEITFLQFEEMVDRLEKGSGQQAVSLQEAKLLLKEDDELIKEVFDYWTRKRKNGKHGTLHPTVKQEKRDGSSTSDPYVAFRRRTEKMQTRKNRKNEEAGYEKMLKLRRDLSRAVTILEMIKRREKSKRELLHLTLEIVEKRNVMSDFGGEIMAEVLAQRALAKPAHIIPLAPLTNSNQYRHQDHMDLKEYKSKPEKTEVVRQKRKYERKPKVLPLSAAAPHYSGPSVFNAKDVHQYDFPSSDDELHSQMHSGSSEAEEENDPDGSFSFRRKAGCQYYASRLDHGGSWPWVSPSEGGLGDPRYRYCLTTLTVPPRCLGMARRRLGRGGRVLLDRAHTDFDNVFHGLDSEMLDLPAHSPVTDKFASTSQTNTSDRTSSYSSSSADLSRILLNIKSSRWRHFRPRTLSLHDEDNTVTDPLFRRLGRGQSRITSTLSGTLRGAGPTAPTAAFTAQQYQQHQEQLALMQKQQLEQIQQQQQANSASSTANSTQVLVSKMLDSASAQFAATALVTTDQLLALKTKDEEGPGSGVNGVLSPSGVYKGLYLTSTASLSPAAPTSTPSPLTTTTPSSPFLLPSTFNNGTPHTNAAKSTATQVLIGNNSLRLSMSSPGGPAGGALTKRHIPQTLSHAHVAVSSSALKLAATANCQMPKVSTNTPSMEMVPRENQDQDKPALNSISDNTVAMEVT, encoded by the exons ATGTCGGCTCAGTCGGTGTATGGAGAGAAACACAACATGGTCATCCCCGTCCCGGAGGCAGACGGCAACATCGCCTACTACGAGTCCCTCTACCCTGGGGAGTTTAAGATGCCAAAGCAGCTTATTCACATACAGC CTTTCACCCTGGACACGGAGCAGCCGGACTATGACCTGGACACAGAAGACGAGGTGTTTGTGAACAAGCTAAAGAAGAAGATGGAGATCACCTTCCTGCAGTTTGAGGAGATGGTCGACCGTCTGGAGAAAGGCAGTGGGCAGCAG GCGGTGAGCCTGCAGGAGGCCAAGCTGCTGTTGAAGGAGGATGACGAGCTGATCAAGGAAGTATTTGACTATTGGACCAGGAAGAGGAAAAACGGCAAGCACGGCACGCTGCACCCCACTGTGAAGCAGGAGAAGAGGGACGGCTCCAGCACCTCAGACCCCTACGTGGCCTTTCGCAGGAGGACGGAGAAGATGCAGACCAGAAAG AACCGTAAGAACGAGGAGGCTGGGTATGAGAAGATGCTGAAACTGCGGCGGGACCTGAGCCGAGCCGTCACCATCCTGGAGATGAtcaagaggagggagaagagcaagagagagctgcTGCACCTCACCCTGGAGATCGTAGAGAAGAG GAACGTTATGTCGGACTTCGGTGGTGAAATCATGGCTGAAGTGCTGGCTCAGCGAGCTCTGGCCAAGCCTGCCCATATTATTCCCCTGGCACCGCTGACAAACAGCAACCAGTACAGACATCAGGACCACATGGACCTCAAGGAGTACAAgtccaag CCGGAGAAGACTGAGGTTGTCAGGCAGAAGAGGAAGTATGAGAGGAAGCCTAAAGTCTTACCCCTGTCAGCTGCTGCCCCTCACTACTCTGGCCCCTCTGTGTTCAACGCTAAGGACGTCCACCAGTATGACTTCCCCAGCTCGGATGATGAGCTGCACTCCCAG ATGCACTCAGGCTCCTCAGAAGCTGAGGAGGAGAATGACCCAGATGGTTCCTTTTCATTCCGAAGGAAAGCAGGCTGTCAATATTATGCT TCTCGGTTGGACCACGGCGGCAGCTGGCCGTGGGTCAGTCCGTCAGAGGGAGGTCTGGGAGACCCTCGTTACCGCTACTGCCTCACCACCCTCACCGTGCCACCACGCTGCCTTGGCATGGCACGACGCCGCCTGGGACGGGGGGGCAG ggTTTTGCTGGACAGGGCGCACACAGACTTTGACAATGTATTTCATGGGCTGGACTCGGAAATGCTTGACCTGCCTGCCCACTCTCCAGTCACAGACAAGTTTGCTAGTACCTCACAAACAAATACCTCGGACAGAACCTCTTCTTATTCTTCCTCTTCTGCGGACCTCAGTCGGATACTGTTGAACATTAAGTCGAGCCGATGGAGGCACTTTAGGCCCCGGACACTATCACTACACGACGAGGACAACACAGTCACAGATCCTTTGTTCAGGAGGCTGGGCAGGGGCCAGAGTCGCATCACCTCTACCCTGTCTGGCACCCTGAGAGGAGCTGGCCCCACGGCCCCCACAGCTG CTTTCACCGCCCAACAATACCAGCAGCATCAGGAGCAGCTGGCCTTGATGCAGAAACAGCAGCTCGAGCAGATCCAACAGCAGCAACAAGCCAACAGCGCCTCCTCCACTGCCAACAGCACACAG GTTTTGGTCTCCAAGATGTTAGATTCTGCCAGTGCCCAGTTTGCTGCAACTGCCCTGGTGACCACAGACCAGCTGCTGGCCTTGAAGACTAAGGATGAGGAAGGGCCAGGCAGTGGGGTCAACGGGGTCCTTTCACCTTCAG GTGTCTACAAGGGCTTGTACCTCACTAGCACAGCATCTCTGTCGCCTGCTGCCCCCACCTCCACCCCTAGTCCTCTGACCACCactaccccctcctcccccttcctcttgcCCAGCACTTTCAACAACGGCACCCCCCACACCAATGCTGCCAAGTCCACCGCCACTCAGGTCCTGATAGGGAACAACAGCCTCCGTCTGAGCATGTCCTCCCCCGGGGGTCCCGCTGGGGGGGCCCTCACCAAGCGCCACATACCCCAGACACTAAGCCACGCCCACGTCGCTGTGTCGTCATCTGCCTTAAAGCTGGCCGCCACCGCTAACTGTCAAATGCCCAAGGTCTCCACAAACACCCCGTCAATGGAAATGGTGCCAAG GGAAAATCAGGATCAAGACAAGCCAGCACTAAACAGCATATCGGACAACACAGTGGCCATGGAGGTCACGTAG
- the LOC139559759 gene encoding enhancer of polycomb homolog 1-like isoform X2, protein MNIGSGSPGSAFRRRSAKEHHLQRAMSAQSVYGEKHNMVIPVPEADGNIAYYESLYPGEFKMPKQLIHIQPFTLDTEQPDYDLDTEDEVFVNKLKKKMEITFLQFEEMVDRLEKGSGQQAVSLQEAKLLLKEDDELIKEVFDYWTRKRKNGKHGTLHPTVKQEKRDGSSTSDPYVAFRRRTEKMQTRKNRKNEEAGYEKMLKLRRDLSRAVTILEMIKRREKSKRELLHLTLEIVEKRNVMSDFGGEIMAEVLAQRALAKPAHIIPLAPLTNSNQYRHQDHMDLKEYKSKPEKTEVVRQKRKYERKPKVLPLSAAAPHYSGPSVFNAKDVHQYDFPSSDDELHSQMHSGSSEAEEENDPDGSFSFRRKAGCQYYASRLDHGGSWPWVSPSEGGLGDPRYRYCLTTLTVPPRCLGMARRRLGRGGRVLLDRAHTDFDNVFHGLDSEMLDLPAHSPVTDKFASTSQTNTSDRTSSYSSSSADLSRILLNIKSSRWRHFRPRTLSLHDEDNTVTDPLFRRLGRGQSRITSTLSGTLRGAGPTAPTAAFTAQQYQQHQEQLALMQKQQLEQIQQQQQANSASSTANSTQVLVSKMLDSASAQFAATALVTTDQLLALKTKDEEGPGSGVNGVLSPSGVYKGLYLTSTASLSPAAPTSTPSPLTTTTPSSPFLLPSTFNNGTPHTNAAKSTATQVLIGNNSLRLSMSSPGGPAGGALTKRHIPQTLSHAHVAVSSSALKLAATANCQMPKVSTNTPSMEMVPRENQDQDKPALNSISDNTVAMEVT, encoded by the exons atgaacattggaagtgggagtcctgggagtgcattccgacgaagatcagcaaag GAACACCATCTCCAGAGGGCCATGTCGGCTCAGTCGGTGTATGGAGAGAAACACAACATGGTCATCCCCGTCCCGGAGGCAGACGGCAACATCGCCTACTACGAGTCCCTCTACCCTGGGGAGTTTAAGATGCCAAAGCAGCTTATTCACATACAGC CTTTCACCCTGGACACGGAGCAGCCGGACTATGACCTGGACACAGAAGACGAGGTGTTTGTGAACAAGCTAAAGAAGAAGATGGAGATCACCTTCCTGCAGTTTGAGGAGATGGTCGACCGTCTGGAGAAAGGCAGTGGGCAGCAG GCGGTGAGCCTGCAGGAGGCCAAGCTGCTGTTGAAGGAGGATGACGAGCTGATCAAGGAAGTATTTGACTATTGGACCAGGAAGAGGAAAAACGGCAAGCACGGCACGCTGCACCCCACTGTGAAGCAGGAGAAGAGGGACGGCTCCAGCACCTCAGACCCCTACGTGGCCTTTCGCAGGAGGACGGAGAAGATGCAGACCAGAAAG AACCGTAAGAACGAGGAGGCTGGGTATGAGAAGATGCTGAAACTGCGGCGGGACCTGAGCCGAGCCGTCACCATCCTGGAGATGAtcaagaggagggagaagagcaagagagagctgcTGCACCTCACCCTGGAGATCGTAGAGAAGAG GAACGTTATGTCGGACTTCGGTGGTGAAATCATGGCTGAAGTGCTGGCTCAGCGAGCTCTGGCCAAGCCTGCCCATATTATTCCCCTGGCACCGCTGACAAACAGCAACCAGTACAGACATCAGGACCACATGGACCTCAAGGAGTACAAgtccaag CCGGAGAAGACTGAGGTTGTCAGGCAGAAGAGGAAGTATGAGAGGAAGCCTAAAGTCTTACCCCTGTCAGCTGCTGCCCCTCACTACTCTGGCCCCTCTGTGTTCAACGCTAAGGACGTCCACCAGTATGACTTCCCCAGCTCGGATGATGAGCTGCACTCCCAG ATGCACTCAGGCTCCTCAGAAGCTGAGGAGGAGAATGACCCAGATGGTTCCTTTTCATTCCGAAGGAAAGCAGGCTGTCAATATTATGCT TCTCGGTTGGACCACGGCGGCAGCTGGCCGTGGGTCAGTCCGTCAGAGGGAGGTCTGGGAGACCCTCGTTACCGCTACTGCCTCACCACCCTCACCGTGCCACCACGCTGCCTTGGCATGGCACGACGCCGCCTGGGACGGGGGGGCAG ggTTTTGCTGGACAGGGCGCACACAGACTTTGACAATGTATTTCATGGGCTGGACTCGGAAATGCTTGACCTGCCTGCCCACTCTCCAGTCACAGACAAGTTTGCTAGTACCTCACAAACAAATACCTCGGACAGAACCTCTTCTTATTCTTCCTCTTCTGCGGACCTCAGTCGGATACTGTTGAACATTAAGTCGAGCCGATGGAGGCACTTTAGGCCCCGGACACTATCACTACACGACGAGGACAACACAGTCACAGATCCTTTGTTCAGGAGGCTGGGCAGGGGCCAGAGTCGCATCACCTCTACCCTGTCTGGCACCCTGAGAGGAGCTGGCCCCACGGCCCCCACAGCTG CTTTCACCGCCCAACAATACCAGCAGCATCAGGAGCAGCTGGCCTTGATGCAGAAACAGCAGCTCGAGCAGATCCAACAGCAGCAACAAGCCAACAGCGCCTCCTCCACTGCCAACAGCACACAG GTTTTGGTCTCCAAGATGTTAGATTCTGCCAGTGCCCAGTTTGCTGCAACTGCCCTGGTGACCACAGACCAGCTGCTGGCCTTGAAGACTAAGGATGAGGAAGGGCCAGGCAGTGGGGTCAACGGGGTCCTTTCACCTTCAG GTGTCTACAAGGGCTTGTACCTCACTAGCACAGCATCTCTGTCGCCTGCTGCCCCCACCTCCACCCCTAGTCCTCTGACCACCactaccccctcctcccccttcctcttgcCCAGCACTTTCAACAACGGCACCCCCCACACCAATGCTGCCAAGTCCACCGCCACTCAGGTCCTGATAGGGAACAACAGCCTCCGTCTGAGCATGTCCTCCCCCGGGGGTCCCGCTGGGGGGGCCCTCACCAAGCGCCACATACCCCAGACACTAAGCCACGCCCACGTCGCTGTGTCGTCATCTGCCTTAAAGCTGGCCGCCACCGCTAACTGTCAAATGCCCAAGGTCTCCACAAACACCCCGTCAATGGAAATGGTGCCAAG GGAAAATCAGGATCAAGACAAGCCAGCACTAAACAGCATATCGGACAACACAGTGGCCATGGAGGTCACGTAG